The Lolium perenne isolate Kyuss_39 chromosome 6, Kyuss_2.0, whole genome shotgun sequence genome segment TTTTGTCCAATTGTTAATGCTGATATTCTTTTTTCCTGCCATGAGTCCCATAATCAAAGTAATACTATGAGTACTTTCTGCAGGACAGAGTGGAAAGCTGGAATGTTTGTCGGTGAAGGCAGTATTAAATAAACGCCTTGTAGTTTCCTGCCAGGCTGAAAGTCCTGCTTCAATGGAAGACTCTCCTTTGTGGAAATTTGAGGACCAAGTTGAGACATTGCCTACAAAGGATGTTGTGCTTGCTTTTTCCGGGCAGAAGCTGACCCAAGTCGAAGAGCCGGACGCTCAAGTCGACCTTGTCTTAGATTCTAATGGTCCTGCGCTTGTTGGGGAGTTATTTGTTGTCCCAGTGACCATACTGTCCAAAGGGCACTCAGTTCATTCTGGTGAGCTGAAGATTAACCTCGTTGATGCCAAAGGTGGTGGTCTTTTAATGAGTCCAACGGAAGCAGAAGAATCTGAAAGTCATCACGTTGAACTTCTTGGTGTTTCAACTGTAACTGGGGATGAAGTGTCAAAGGAAGAAGTAGATAGCATAAAGAAAATCCAGTACTCATTTGGGGTTGTATCAGTTCCCACGTTAGCCACGGGTGAATCCTGGTCCTGCAAACTGGAAATTAAATGGCATGGAGCAAAGTCAGTCATGCTATATGTTTCACTTGGCTATTCCCTAGACTCGAGTGAAGATGCATCGCTACACAGACTTAACGTGCACAGAAGCTTGCAAGTTGAAGGGAAGATACCCATGATAGTTGGTCACCAGTTTTTGAGACCATTTAGGCGAGAACCCTTGTTGCTATCTAGGGTCAGATCCTCGAGCGGCGATGATAAAAAAGATTCGCTTGCTATGAAAGAGTCCAATATGCTTATTGTGAGCGCTAGAAACTGCACGGAGGTGCCATTGCGTCTGCACTCGATAGCCATTGAATCTGATGATGATGGGAAGCAGCTCTGCTCAGTGGAACAGATCAGTGGATTATCTGATGAATACGCAGTCGTTGCTCCTAGCACGGAATACAAAGCAATATTTTCAGTCAATCCACGGGCCAGCAGTCCGGACTTTTGTTTAGGTGAACTTTGCCTGAACTGGTCAAGAGATCTACGGCTTGGAGAGAATCAAGATACCCATGTTGTAATGAAACAAAGATTACCCGAGGTTCACATCGAGGAGCCGCCGCTTGTTGTGAGCATCGAGTGCCCTCCCTACGCCATCCTCGGAATACCGTTCACTTTCTATGTGAAGGTCCACAACTCGACATCCTTACTCCAGGAAATCAAGTACTCTCTTGTCGACTCCCAGAACTTTGTTTTCTCTGGGGCTCACAACCATGCTGCGTTCATCCTGCCGAAAACCGAACATACTGTCAGCCACAAGCTCGTGCCGCTCGGTTCCGGCTCTCAGCAGCTGCCAAAGATAACGGTGACTTCAGTGAGGTACTCTGCTGCACTGACTCCTCCAACGGCAGCGACGACCGTCTTTGTGTATCCCAGCGAGCCCAAATTCAACCTGGAGAAGAGCCATTCCATATCCGATGAATTGGTGAGCTAGATTTTCAGAAACTCAGCAATCCCGCCGAGCAGGCTTGAAGCAAAATGCTGTTGTTGTGAACAGTGGCCAGCAAGATGCTAAAAGTTTTGGCCTTATTTGATTTTTTGTAGACCATTTGGATTGACCACATATGCATGTAACTTGTGATTGTAATCGATTCATTTTTTTGGCCCAAGAATAGTTACACACACATGCTGGGCTAGGTGCTGTATGTAAATTAGCATCCCACCAGGCAAGTGGGGAATAAACGAGCCCCATGTCTCTCAGAAGAAGTTTATGTTCATTCTTCAGGTTCCTCCTTTATGCTTCTCAGGATCGAGCCCCATTGTTTCTGTGAACTGTGTTAGCTAGACTGGCACCTCTGATGTAGTACAATGTTGTCCCCTTTCAGTTCCCCTTCATTTGAAACGCTGCATATTCACTGTTTCATGTGTGAATTTTGAACCATTTTCGCATGAAATTCGTGCCCTTTTTGTTTGTGAATTTACAGAAACCGTTGTGTTAATCAATGCCCTGAAAGAGACATCCAAGCTGATACGATCGACGGCGGCGCGGTTGGCTGCGTGGTTCACGACGGACACCGTCCCGGCGGCGGCACTGTCCATGCTGCCTCTAACCAAACCGAAAGATCATGTGTGTCCATAAAATCCAAACAATTTTGCCCATAAAAATCGCATTCGCTATCTTTACCCAATTGGCCAACTTGCCTTAGGGCCTATTTGGTTCCCAGCCACAGTTTGCCAAGCCTAACTTTGGCAAGTGTGGCAGCCACAAAAGTGTGgctaggattttggaagccacaaagtgtggcaaaagttggcaaaaaattcactctatgacaagtgggccatatgATTAGTGAAGTGTGACAGCTCTAAAGTGTGGCAAGAATCAAACACATGCTAAATTGCCAAACTTTGATTTGGCAaagtgtggctaggaaccaaacaggCTCTTAAACCCAAAGCCAATCAAAGACGGCTACCGCGTATTCGCTCCGTAGCGCGGCGGCTGGGACTGGgggcctagggtttaggggggCCAATAAAGTTGGAAAGAAAAAGAGGGGCTGGGAATCGAATCTATACTCCTCGCTGACCTGCGTGGCTGCGCGCGTCTCGATACAGCAGCCGTTCTTTCCGGGCTCCCTCCCGCGCCGCTCCCCTGTccccgcacccgccgccgccgcctgccgcgACGAGATGGAGGCCGCCGCCGCTCCCGCCACCGCCATCACCCCGAGGCACAAGGTGAAGAAGCAGATAAACCTCTTCTACTGCGCCGAGTGCGAGGAGCTCGCCGCCAAGGTCGCCGCCACCTCCGACGCCATCCAGCTCCAGTCCATCGCCTGGAGGTAAGCACCCCACCACCCCTCTCTCCCCCCTCCCCCTACCAATTTCCTTCAATCTGACGCCTCCCACTCCCatcccgccgccggcgccgccaggACCTTCCCGGACGGGTTCCCGAACCTGTTCATCAGCAACGCGCACGACATCCGGGGCCAGCACGTGGCCTTCCTGGCCTCCTTCAGCTCGCCGGCCGTCATCTTCGAGCAGATCTCCGCCATCTTCGCGCTGCCCAAGTGCTTCATCGCCTCCTTCACCCTCGTGCTGCCCTTCTTCCCCACGGGCTCCTTCGAGCGCGTCGAGGAGGAGGGCGACGTCGCCACCGCCTTCACCCTCGCGCGGGTGCTCTCCATGATCCCCAAGTCGCGCGGCGGGCCCACCAGCCTCGTCATCTACGACATCCACGCCCTCCAGGAGAGGTTCTACTTCGGGGACGACGTCCTGCCCTGCTTCGAGACCGGGATCCCGCTCCTGCTCAAGCGCCTCAGCCAGCTACCCGACGCCGACAACGTATGCAACCCCTCTTTCCTGCTAATTTTAACCCTTGCGTGTTACCAACCCTTGcggttgttgctgctgctgctctgACTACTTTTGTGTGCTTGCTTGCAGATCACCATTGCCTTCCCTGATGATGGGGCGTGGAAGCGCTTCCACAAGTCGTTGGTCAACTTCCCTATGGTCAGCATGTTCTGTCCAATTCAATTTCCTTCATGTTTATCTTATAAAAGAGAGATTTGTCAAATTTTAAGTTTTCAGTCTGAAAGACTTGGTGTTTGACCATGGAGCTGTTTGGATATGCAGGTTGTCTGTGCGAAGGTCCGTGAAGGCGACAAGAGGATAGTCCGGATTAAAGAAGGGAACCCTGAAGGCCGACatgttgtcattgttgatgatttagTTCAATCTGGCGGAACTCTTAGGGAGTGCCAGGTATCCACATATCAAGCTATTACAAGTTTCACTGCTCTATGTTCGGTTTCCTTACTTCGTGAAGTGAATCATCTGCTGTTCTGTGAGGATGGTAGATGGTTACAATTTCGTGCCATCAATTTTCTTTAGCTATTGAAATAAAAAACAGAAGTAATGGCATCCACAAATTCATCTGAGCATCCACATCTGACACTACTGTCAGCAGGCTAAGTCCTGAAAAGTATAGAAGTTTAGTTTCATTCCCTTGTGGAACGTAGTTCTAACGAGTCAGTGGCATATGAATATTTGTTTCATGCTGTGGGTGGACTTGGTGTAGCATACTCGCTTTGTGTCAATGTTCAGACAAATAGAAGTTACATACGTCATGTGTTAATTATAATGCAATCCCTGGACTTTTTTCCGGGCTATATTATATTGTTGCTTTATCATCAATATTTATCGTCTGTCCAATTGTGTTCTGCAGAAAGTT includes the following:
- the LOC127306428 gene encoding ribose-phosphate pyrophosphokinase 4 translates to MEAAAAPATAITPRHKVKKQINLFYCAECEELAAKVAATSDAIQLQSIAWRTFPDGFPNLFISNAHDIRGQHVAFLASFSSPAVIFEQISAIFALPKCFIASFTLVLPFFPTGSFERVEEEGDVATAFTLARVLSMIPKSRGGPTSLVIYDIHALQERFYFGDDVLPCFETGIPLLLKRLSQLPDADNITIAFPDDGAWKRFHKSLVNFPMVVCAKVREGDKRIVRIKEGNPEGRHVVIVDDLVQSGGTLRECQKVLAAHGAAKVSAYVTHAVFPNQSHERFMTANSAGPDDQFAYFWITDSRPQTVKAISQHPPFEVLSLASSIADALQI